Proteins from a genomic interval of Coccinella septempunctata chromosome 2, icCocSept1.1, whole genome shotgun sequence:
- the LOC123307023 gene encoding uncharacterized protein LOC123307023, translating to MVALTSFTSSLCDIVNNHNCNDTFVICGDFNLPEIKWNMNPLNSFCIPSNARDPCSASFVDAISLSGLNQFNSFVNVSGNTLDLVLNNNFNITDFQLSEFPLVPEDPGHNTLQFNINVPVQHKKCLGNSRNRNFNRADFGAINEAPGAIDWTRELSYQDLDTAVDRFYEILDDIFDSSVPSYPKYCRKYPTWYSLASIKTIREKKKFHKRWKMYANSLDYATFRLLRARARHLISEDYKKYLASVEGSIVDDPKFFWRYVGNKKGSPCLPDSVGTPSGVSTNPQEICNKFSDYFASVFLPSSAITYNEPSEGVPLHLSNFNIERDDIRTKITSMRNGSPGPDGIPSSFLKNCCDLIVEPLFIVFNKSLKDGCFPYKWKVSSITPIFKSGNKNLVENYRPISKLCAIDLKRFISHLVYLRGPT from the exons ATGGTGGCTTTAACTTCCTTTACAAGTAGCCTATGTGATATAGTTAATAATCATAATTGTAACGATACCTTTGTTATCTGCGGCGACTTCAACTTGCCAGAAATAAAGTGGAATATGAACCCACTAAATTCCTTCTGTATCCCAAGTAATGCTAGAGATCCCTGTTCGGCTTCCTTCGTGGACGCCATTTCCCTCTCGGGCTTGAATCAGTTCAACAGCTTTGTCAATGTCTCCGGCAATACACTTGACTTAGTTCTTAATAACAATTTCAATATAACCGATTTTCAACTCTCTGAATTCCCTCTAGTTCCTGAAGATCCAGGTCATAATACTTTACAGTTTAATATAAATGTTCCTGTTCAACATAAGAAATGTTTGGGTAATTCACGCAATCGAAATTTCAACCGTGCTGACTTTGGTGCGATAAATGAAGCTCCTGGTGCCATTGATTGGACACGCGAGTTGTCTTACCAAGATCTAGATACTGCTGTGGATAGATTCTATGAGATTTTGGATGATATATTTGATAGTTCAGTCCCTTCCTATCCCAAATACTGCAGAAAATATCCAACTTGGTACTCCCTAGCTTCTATCAAAACCATaagggaaaagaaaaaatttcataagcGGTGGAAGATGTATGCCAACTCGTTGGATTACGCTACATTCAGGCTTTTGAGGGCTAGAGCCAGGCATCTGATCTCAGAGGATTACAAAAAGTATTTGGCGAGTGTGGAGGGTAGCATTGTGGATGATCCGAAGTTTTTCTGGCGATATGTGGGGAATAAGAAGGGTTCTCCTTGTTTGCCTGATTCTGTCGGTACACCCAGTGGTGTCTCGACTAACCCGCAGGAAATTTGTAATAAGTTCTCTGATTATTTTGCCTCAGTTTTTCTTCCTTCCTCGGCTATAACCTATAATGAACCTTCTGAAGGGGTTCCTCTGCATTTATCTAATTTCAATATTGAGCGCGATGATATCCGCACTAAGATCACGTCCATGCGTAATGGGAGTCCTGGCCCTGATGGTATTCCTTCCTCTTTCCTGAAAAATTGTTGCGATTTGATTGTTGAACCTCTATTTATTGTATTCAACAAGTCTTTAAAGGATGGTTGCTTCCCTTATAAATGGAAAGTTAGCAGTATCACCCCTATATTCAAATCAGGGAATAAAAATCTTGTTGAGAACTACAGACCTATTTCTAAACTCTGCGCGATTG ATCTGAAGCGGTTCATATCACATCTGGTGTACCTCAGGGGTCCCACTTAG